TGGCCACAGAGCCATTCAGAGCCACTCATTAGCCAGTTAACCTCAATCCTAAACTGCTCGAGTGTGGCCCACTTTCTGCTGAACATAAGTCAGCCGGTTTCACAGGAAATCCAGCAAACTTCCATCCTGCTGGTCTACATAACTGACAAAGAACAGTCTGAATCATTGTGTCCGTTAACGTAAAGGCAGAGGAAGCAGCTGAGCCAGCTTCTCTAAAATATGACTTTTTGAATGTTGCATGGACACATcagcaaagagaaacacactgacacacatctGACTTCCCAGAAACTTTCAAAACGTGTTTTTCACCCAGCGTTTAACATTTGTTCCAGCATTTGAAATGCACTTTGAATTCAACTGTTTAAAGTTCAATTTATGCTAAAAATTGTTTTTGCTAAACAAAATCTGACGCAGGAATATGATTCATGGGATGAGTTTGTGTTCTGCAAGCTCTTTGATAGGAtaagatggatggatagttAGAATTCTTTAATTATCCTAAGAGAAGAACATTTTATAGCAGCTATGTTGCATAAAtcacaaaaacgaacaaaatgTAGATTAGTACAAGTatggaagagaggagagagaagttTACGATTCAGCAAGTGTCTATATagtacatgaataaataaagctgtgTAACTAAAAATCCTTCCATGTTtgcatctctgtgttttctgatcaTGTGAAGATTTTATCTGTGACTTTTATGGACCTCTATTGGCAACAGGCACAAACTGCAACAGCACCGTCAGCTCAGAGATGAACTGAGAACTCATCATGAGTTCCTGTACCTCAGGAACTAAACCTAACGTGTAGGCCAGTGTTTTTAGTTACTGCAAAATTTAAttgatctgaatacttcccTCACCACTGACTGTTAGTTTCACATAGTCAGAATCATGCACAGAAATAGTATTTCGGGTATACGcataaaatgtagttttattgaTGCATGCATTTGCtcattcattgaaaaaaaagttataaatgaTAAACTTTTGcagttaataaataacaatgtgTGGAACATGACCTTATTACcctatacacatacacatatggaGCACTTGCAGGCAGTGATGTGTCGttcgcgaacgagccggttcaaagagccggctcttttaagtgaacgacAAGAACCGACTCCCGTCGGGAAGAGCCAAATCTTAAGCTGCTCCTGCTCAGAATCCATACAGGCAGGTTATTTTgatgtacagtcgtccctcgctatgACGCGGTTCACTTTCCGCGGACTTGCtgtttcgctgatttttttgtgtgtaattttgcttgCTTTTTAttacatgtgttctgcgtcctaattaactaagggagtactgtacaaaatgcgtgtaaaaaggtgtataaaagtgtgtggttaggggttttacggccttaaaacatgtataataattgtaaaactcacttcgcggatttcgtttattgcaggttatttttagaacgtatcccccgtgataaacgagggaccactgaACACACCATGGAGCCAATTGCAAGCAAGGACAGACTAGGCTCATACCATTATGTGAAAGAAGGACAGGGCCTGTGGGTGTAGTGGTAGAGGAGTAAAGAattgagagagaagaaaaagtgataactaaaaaaaaaaagaagcatcatCTGGCTGCATTTCAATGATTTTAGAGACTGCAAGTGAGTGCAgaatttgtaaaaatgaaaatatccgtcagagcagagacaaaaacaatcttGCTACAGTTAATGAAAAATTGCTTAATAGCGCACAAATCGTTCACAATTGCGAAATTAGGCTAATATAGAAGGCTAAATACtaaatgaagagccatttgaGAGCCGGCTCTTCGAAGGGAGAGTCGAATCTTTGAAAAgagctgaacttcccatcactactcGCGGGAAATATCAGATTAGGAGTGGCACATATTTCCACTCAGAGGGGTGAGACTGTGTTGTTAAATCTTTTCTCTGTACATGGAATGCTCTGtcctttctttgacatttttttactttattttttggGAGATTCAAGTTTGTTATCTTTATTCTGACGTTCCTACTTGGGTCTAAAACACTGGACTGTTTACACCGTATATGTACGGCACCCCTGTTGTTTAAGCGGTGGTTTTGTCCAAACTGGCGCGAAATAAATACCACACCTCCAACCAAAGTCCTGACTGCGTCAAGTGAGCCGAATTCTCATCTACAAAAAGGCCGCCcttgccttcaaaataaaaggtaaTCGCGACAGCTCAACCTAGTACTCGCGTGTAATATTCGAGTAagacgtcttattttgaaaggcgtTGGCCGGACATGTAGTCCGTGTATACTCTGTCTTCACCGTGGTGTCGGACACACGCCGTGCTCGCTGCAGAGTACTGACGTGGAGCTGGCGCCGCTTtaaacatacacattcacacagttttaGATAAAGCAATATTTTCGGGCTTTATTGCGATATCTCCGGTCTCACGTGACATTCACAACCACTAGCCGGATACTTCAAAGAGTTAacgttatatatttttttaaaaatttgtaaCGTTTGCTCGCGAcaagtttttcagttttgtctagcaaaatatatattttgtattatttccttaaaaacataaagttaGCCACATTACCTCTAACGTCTGTTTCACTGTTGGCAACCATGAGCTGGTAAGTgcattatattttcttttccactgAGACAACAAAGAATGTGTCAATTAACAATCACAGTAACGCTTGACCTTTACTTATTTACCGCTGTGTCATAGACTGCAGCAGTGAGGATCTGTAATAATGTGAAGCTTCCTACATGGAGGTCTTCTGCACATTGTTACAGTAAAGGTGTGGCGggcaaacaatgaaacattatgCACACTTATTCTGCTGTCACAGTTAAATATATCTGTGTCCTTCAGTGTGTTGTAAGCCTTTGTTCGTGTGCATTGTAAGACTCATGTCATAGACTGTAGGTCTTGGTCTTCTTTAAGTGAATACTGTGAATGGAGTTAGTCCTGGCTCCTCTGAAGCAGCAGGCAGGAAGTGCTCACCCTCTGGACTTCATTTGTGTTCTTTCTCCTGCTGGCAGTGTGAAGGAAGAAGCTCGCAGTGCGTCCCCCCACTGCCCCAAACCAGATGAGTCTGAGGAGCCGCTGGGCACAGCCATGGAGACCGAAGCTGCAAAGGGTCAGTCACAAAGGAGCCCACACTGCGAGGCCCAGGGGGGCTTTAAAGGAGCTGATCAGTGTTTGATTAATGAACTGTCATGAAATGTCACTGCTAATGAAAGATGATCAAGTCTGAAAAGAGATGAAGCTGTTTTTaatggtgaaagaaaaacctAAGCTTGCAATCTGGCTTGATTATCACTGTTGTTCCTTTgaaggtgtgagtgtgaaatcTGAGAACGTGAAGTCTGAAGTGGTCATTACtaaggagatggaggaggaagaaaagcagctgatggaggaaggGGAGAGGATAGAAAAGGAGATGATGGAAAAGGTGTGTTTCCCCTAAGAATGTATCTGGATGATGTCAACAGCTGCGtattaaatcatcaaatcacAATACTTCCACATCAGTGACTTAATGGTTCCTGATTAAATTAACCATTTGCttatccattcattttctctgaggCTTTGTTGGAGAACATAATCCTCAAAGTTGGACATTGAATGCATGTTATTGACTATAGTATTGACAATCATACCAGCCCCAGTCTTGTCCAACACAGCCTCTGTCATAATGTGTGATTACTTTGCAACACAGGCCCGGGAATCATGGGAGAGGGATTCTCATGACATGCGCTTCAAGAGACTGCAGCATCTGCTTCAGAAGAGCAACATCTACTCTAAATTCCTGCTGACTAAGATGGAGCAACAACACAATGAGGTCTGAACACGCCACACAACAGTGAAACAGTAAATACCTGtgctgtgtctgcagctgcaggctGAATCCCTGctaacaccaacatgttttactGTCAATGTTTATAGGAGAAACTCAGGAAGGAGAAACTTGAAAAGAAGGTGAAGAAGGTGAGAGAGTTTTACTGAAACAACATTTCAGCTTGGCATTAAAATACTCTTTATTCACATgagtatatttttcttttagaacACAAATGGTGCAGAGCCTGATAAAGGTGAGTAGATGTTTTGATATACTAAATCTAACACTAAAAGCTCTTACCAAACATTTACCGACCACTTAAGTCAACCATCAGCTGTTGCAGAATGTTTGACTCTGTTCCCTGTTGAACTAgataaaaagaagaggaggagggatgaagacTACAAAATCTCAGATGTCATGTCAAAAGAAGTAAGCCTCTTGTTAgactttgtctgtgtttgcacactTGTCATTTACTGATTggctcatgtttgttttgatttttgtcttCCAGGAAATAATGTCGCAAGCTAAGAAAGCAAAAGTGGAGGAAGCGGTAATGGTTCATTTTATTTACCTGTTTTCTCTTGACCTTTGAATAATCCCAAAAGGTGTTTGGACACTGTAGAATAGATCTGAAGGCATTGCTCATTGTGTGTATCCAATATTTGACATCAGGACGAGGCACCGGCCAAGAAGAAACTAGAAGCCGAGGATATCGAGAAGATGAGTGACTCCAACGAAGACATCAAGAATCGTCTGTCTGAGACGGTGCGAGACAATGCCAGGCATCTCCTGCATCCTGAGAGGAAGGTGAACGGCCAGCCGGTCCCCACCCAGCAACCTCAGCTCTTCACCGGAGGGGTCATGAGGTGGTACCAGATCGAAGGCATTGAATGGCTCAGGGTCAGTATGGCTTGTGTGATTATTTGTCCATGTTTTGAGTGGTGTTGTTGCTAAGTGTGAACCAGAAGCCGGTGGTGTTCCCTCTGTGCTTCAGATGCTGTGGGAGAACGGCATTAACGGGATCTTGGCCGATGAGATGGGACTGGGAAAAACCATCCAGTGCATCGCTCACATCGCCATGATGATAGAAAAGAAAGTGATGGGTCCCTTCCTAGTGGTGGCCCCTCTCTCCACTCTGCCCAACTGGATCAGTGAATTCAAGCGCTTCACACCAGAGGTAAGAGGACATGTTATTGACGTGACCCTCAGCACCAGACAAGAATGCAATTATGAGAGATTTAGGAAAGGCATCATCGTATCAATAGTGAATGAGCCTGCCTGATCACCGCAGTGGTCTGCTGTAGCTAAGCCATCTGAGCGGTGTCATCTGTTTGTCCCAGGTGTCTGTGCTGCTTTACCATGGCCCCCAGCCAGAACGGGCCAAGCTACTGAAGCAGATCCGCAGAACTCAGGGAACCCTCAACATGTGTCCTGTGGTTGTCACCTCCTTTGAGATCTCcatgattgacagaaaattactGCAGGTAGGACCTCTGCTCATCCCAACATGAACAGGGACCGAAATGTTTCCAATGAAGTTGATGTTGATGACATTTATTTCTATCAAGTATGTGGTGAAGCTTTCTGTGTCCAAACATGATGCAGTATTTGGACTCTTGGAGCTCAACCATGTGCACTGTCCCACTGTTCATCTTCCACTTAATTGGGATTGCAAAGGGGTGGCAAGTTTCCAGTAATTtgctggaaactttccatggaaagATAAGCTTGGGAATTTtgaaaatattccaaattggaaGCACTAAGAATTTTGGAAATGTATGGGATCTAACTGTAAATTGTGGGTAATCTAAACAaagtgtatcatatccaaaTATAAttctaaacatttagttttgtcataagcagacatgcaaaataaaacaattaaaaaaacatttcaacagatttatttgtaagtagaactttatctagtttgaattattttattgaacaatattatgtagtccacaagctcaaatgtgtgtcttcaatagtctctgtgtgctctgggctctaaagtgtggtccaggtacagaaatcacctgtgcaggtagggggcaTGGCCACAATAgtcctgcagtaagcagtgtgctatgtgcatgtgattgaggaatagcagatattcaagtggacctgcatgaaatctggttgttttagtcaagattatgctaaaatatatttcccccaactatatttaactAACATCAGttattttgttaaaatgacAACCTTAAGATTTGTCAGTGATGTCATCTGTCATTGATGGAAAACAATGTGAGCCCTGCATTCACGCTTATCGTACTGATGTGATGAATTATGTATCAGAAGCCATGTCTGTGTTCTGCTCCAGCGCTTCCAGTGGAAGTACCTGATAGTGGACGAGGGCCACAGGATCAAAAACCTCAACTGTCGGCTGGTGCGGGAGCTGAAGATGATGCCCACTGacaacaagctgctgctgacGGGCACGCCACTGCAGAACAACTTGGCTGAGCTCTGGTCCCTCCTGAACTTCCTCCTGCCAGAGGTGTTTGATGACCTCAAGAGGTACATAGCTATGTGTTTTTGAAGGCACACTGCAGGGGTCAGAGGCCTCCTGCAGCTTATTAGTAGCTTATTAGCCTTATGATGATGCATGACACTGCTTTGTACAGTTAGATGTGACATTTCCGACTTGTTATTGGTCAGCTTCTTTGCTTGTGTCTAAACTCTTGCTTCCATCTTTGCTGTGCAGCTTTGAGTCGTGGTTTGACATCGACACCCTCGGCGAGGCAGAGAATGTGGTGGCTGCTGAGCGCGAGCAGAACATCCTGAGCATGTTGCACCAGGTCAGTGCTCCTCCAAACCATCATCACACAGCACAATCACTTACACCCACTTTACACCTTAACTGCATCAATTTCATGTTCATAGAGCTTTCTCTTTAAACTGCCAGTAACGCACTTGCGTTGGCCTCCTTAGGGTTGGTGTACATGGTCTTCTAAAGTTGTCTCCTGTTCTAGATCCTGACTCCGTTCCTGCTGAGGAGGCTCAAGTCAGATGTGACGCTGGAGGTTCCTCCTAAGAAGGAGATCATTGTTTATGCACCCCTGACAGCCAAACAGGAGGCCTTCTACTCCGCTGTGGTCAACAAAACCATCGCCAAGATGCTGGGCCAGGAGAAGGTAACACCGTGTAGCATTCACTAATGTAGTGACTAGACTGGTCCCCACAGTGTCAATGTCTACACACATGTCAGTGTGGATGCTGGCTGAGAGTGCAGCTCTGAACATATTGAAGAGAACATGATCACAAATGTTAACAATACTCTTAGTCACTTTTAATTTACCAACTGGTTATTGTCAGACTTCCATCAAAATGTGGCAGTAAAGTAAAAAACTCTCTGGGTTTCTGTAGACGGAGGCTCCTGTAGCTCTGACGGCGAGTGGCAGGCCGAAGCGTGCCAGTCGAAGGCTTGTGGACTACGAAGAAACAGACGGAGACACGCTATATGACCTGGAGAAATATCTGGAGAGGGTCCGTAAGGAGGCGGCGCAGAGGTCAGTCACAGCTGCAGACTAAACTCATTCAGTGTAATTGCGCTgctttgtttgctctgttttaAAGAGGACTTTGACCTCTTGTCTGGTCCAGCCTGTCAGACACTaatgaaatgtacaaatatataGAGAATCTGGTGTATGTATACAAAGACTGTTCAGCTGTGAGTCCAACTTGAATCTGCTTACACTTTCTCCCCTCTCATCTACTCCAGCTCCCCTGCGGTGCTGGATGTCCAGAGCCCGCTGGATGCCCAGATCAACCTGAAGCTGCAGAACATTCTCGTCCTGCTAAAGAGATGCTGTAACCACCCCTACCTGGTGGAGTACCCCCTCGACCCCGCCACACAGGAGTTCAAGGTGACCTGTGCTTCTTTGATACAGTCATGTTGGTGCTACAGGTGCTGTTTGACTTTGTATTATTCCAGCTGTAATATGTTGATGTTAAAGGAAATGAGAAGTGACATTAAAGAAGCACAGCTGTTTTTTAGCTGTCTTCACATTCTGTACGTCCTGCTGTCCTCCCTGCAGATTGATGAGCAGCTCGTGCAGTGCTCTGGGAAGTTTCTGATACTGGACCGACTGCTGCCTGCGCTGAAGAAAAGGGGACATAAGGTGAAACTGCACACCAGAAACATGGAACCACGTCACTTCATGAGCAAAAGTGGAGGATTCATAAAGTCCTCCAGTTGTTTggttaaatgaaatgatttattgggACAGCCGCTGGCTGCACATGagcaataaatatatttactggAAATAAACAGTATTCCACAGCAGCATGGTTCTGACTTGTATCTGTGATTGGTTGTTGCGGTTCAGGTGCTGATCTTCAGTCAGATGACCTCCATCTTGGATCTTTTGATGGATTACTGCTATCTGCGGGGCTTCCAGTACAGCCGACTGGACGGCAGCATGTCATATGCTGACAGAGACGAGAACGTGAGTTTTAATGGAAATGCTTTAGTTTGTTGTTATGGTGCAGCTTCCTGTGGGGACACTTGGCTCATTACTGGAGACGTGACACTGACAAGCAACAAAATTGCTTTCCTAGATGGACTTGAGCGTTTCTGTAGTTTCCTAATTAATTAGATCGATGACATGTCCATGCTGCTGCATCACCAGTGTCTCTTCTCTCCCCAGATGACAAAGTTTTCCAAAGATCCAGAGGTGTTCCTGTTCCTGCTGAGCACCAGAGCAGGAGGACTCGGGATCAACCTGACAGCCGCTGACACTGTCATCATCTTCGACAGTGACTGGGTGGGTGCACACAAAGAAATCACTTCAGATAAGACCGAGTCGCCATTTGCAGTGTTTCCTGGGACGTGTGCTGTGGTGTGGTCGATGTGTTGTGACACTTCCTTCTCTGCACAGAACCCCCAGGCAGACCTGCAGGCTCAGGACCGCTGTCACCGCATCGGGCAAACCAAACCAGTGGTGGTGTACCGCCTGGTCACAGCCAACACCATCGACCAGAAGATCCTGGAGAGGGCATCAGCCAAGAGGAAGCTGGAGCAGATGGTCATCCACAAGAGTGAGTGGCCTCACCCCCTCTCCATGCACTGCAGCATCAGATATTAGATCAGTTTGTTCTTTAACATAAGCCAGTTTGTTCTGAAATATGTTCAACCTGTGGACTTTGGATGATTACTCTTCTTTTGTGGCTCTGCTCCATAGATAAGTTCAAAGGCGGGAAGGCAGAGCTGAACCAAAGTAAAAGCTGCATTGATCTGGACGAGCTGAGGGACTTGCTCAAAACCAGAGGCACTGAGAAGTAAGAAGTCCTCCTCTGCTATGATACTGAAGGAACTCGTCCACATGAGTGGAGAGTAACACACAGGTTCTAACCTGTCTTTTGTCCCACTCAGGGAAGTGAAGGCATCGAAGGGGAAAGTGATCACCGACAAGGACCTGGAAGTTCTGCTGGATCGCAGCGACCTGCTGGGTGAGGAGACGCTGTGTACTGCATTTCAGGCGTAGTGTGCTAGTGTTGCTTCGATTCAATGGAGTACAGCCATCGTGCATTTACAATAAATGACAGTcaatttttcttctttgaaatGTTGGCACTAATGCTTTGCTTGTAATtcaaaaaacatatgaacaacttacatttgtatattgcagAAGGGGAGGACGAGGGACCACAATATTGGTGATCCCTCTCCTTTCACTGAGCAAGAGACTTGTCCAGCGCTCCACACCGTTATCAAGCACCATCTGGGCACTCGCACTACACTGACTTTTGACACAACTAGTCCTGAGACCGAAAGAAGTGCCCCCGGAGCCAGTCAGGAACTAAATACAGACCCTGGTTCCAACGTCAAACACAAGCCAGTTTCTGGAGGAAACTGATTATTAGATTTACTGCTGACACCTCAATACTGAACTGTAGAGGAATGACTTATGTATGTGCTGCCATAGTTTCCAAGGAGGGCAGTtactcaagtcaagtcacagctGTGACATGGTTATGGATTATTCTCCACACAGCTTCACACCCGCCTGTCATTTTATCCGTGGTTTATGAACTTCTACTATTCATAAATATTATGTATGATGTAGGTTGTTTCcctttggctgtttttacaatcGTTAGTTTGCAcggagtgtttttgttttaaaagtttaagtttaaaaattGACCTTCTGTTAGCTCGATCTGTGAATTCTCGGTGGAGCTGAGTGGAGACCCGCTTCTGGGACGATCCTGAACCAGGCTGTGGCaggcccggtggggtttgaaacactgactagaaCAGTCGTGATTAGCTCCACAGAATGTGTCACATCTGTGCCCGCTGGTTCAACTTTTGTTAGACTTTTGTTTTGGTCATTAGTGTGGACTGAACATGCATATCTGGCTCTGGTCTTCATCTGTTTAACTAGTGAGCTgaagtgaagtgtttttatattttcagacaaagaaaaggcaagcaagaagaaagagaaggtggGAGTCTTCAGAGTGATTGACGCTGAACAGTCGTCGGAGATCACACTGACCTGAGAGAGCTTGAAATCGTCTGATTTGAACTTGTGACCACATTCCCTCTGCTGCACATGGACGGCTCACCGCTGCCGTCCTGTGTAGTAGTTTTAAAGCTTAAAGAAAACTCTGAAACTGCTGTTTGTAGACTTTGAATAGtgaatttttgtctttttactttCTTAACTGCCTTCATAGCTGTTTTAATAAGCTTTTCATTgtactgtttttgtgttgaacaTAGTCTGTGCTTAACTATTGTCCCCCATTAAGATTTTAATGTACTTTGGTCTTTTGAAAGGCCGTCCAGACTTTGTCCAATCATAAAAATGTCCAgccaaaagaagagaaaacaatgagTTCATGCTCTTCCTCGCAGTGACATTAATATGATCATTGGGCACTAGAACGTTCCAGTGAAACCACAACACATGACTTTTGTGAGGTCATCTGCCTTCACCTGACTGTCCTGTGACTGTTAACACGCACATGGTCTATGCATCTGTTCAGCAAACAAAGCTATAGTCACATTGGTCTAGTTCTGATTATCTGGCCATTCAAAATAGAACTATACTTCTGTATAACATGTTGTAATTAAAGCACTTTCATGCAGGTAACGCATATGTTCTTTcctgttatatataaataaactatcATTTGATAATTGTTGAGTAAAAAGTCTCTTCTTTGTCCTCGTAATCCCACGCTAAGTTCCGGAGGCCTTTGTCAGTGCACTTTGGTTCCTGATGCAGATAAAAGAGGCAGTTTCTAAAATGTTCTTCAGAGTTTAACTGACTCATAACTgagctttgtctttgtctttgtcacaaCCTCAACATAATTAACATATTTCAAAAGGGTGACAACACCTGAGCAGCAAAGCAGCTTCAGAGCCAATTAGTCTGGCCAGCAAGCTCACAGCCTCAACCAATGGCAAataggtgtgtctgtgtgtcctaaCATGGACTACGGAGCAGCAAATTGATCTCAATGTGTGGCACATTCTCACtcaaaactatatataaaagCCAGTTATAACCTGGAAGAGCATAAACCTAATGACTacattgtatttttcttcttcatgtttgaaTTCAGAGGCAAACATATCTTATCAGATACTAATATTGACACAGCACTTCcacattttgtgtctgtgggGGTTTGTCTTTTTGCGGTCATTAGTATTTTGTGTCAGTGGCAGTTTTTTCTTACAGGAAATGTTGTTTCCCTCTGGCTAGCCTGGTAGTCCTGTGCAGTAATCTGTCCACACACTGAGGGTTAAAATGCTCCATCCTCTGGGGAGGATGAATGTGCATTCATAGCAACTTGTCGTTTAGATTTTAcagttcctgtgtgtttgtgattctgTCTGTACAATTAAAGTATATTCCACAGACTACCTGCAATGACATCATGGACTATTAGGGGCCCATGTACCACTAGTCAATATTATATCAGACCACTGACAGGTGATCAGATGGGTTGTAGGCACACAAGTTAGTAAAATCTTCAAATCTAAACTCTTGTTTACAGTCTATATGATCTTGAACACAAAGGATCATCCTTTATTATGGaatttgaaaaaagaaacttgCTGGCTGATCTACTGTACAGTCTAGTAAGCTTTGAAGTTTCAGGCTCCGTCACGACACACTACATTCAAACCAGGAGCTGCTTTTCTATCGGTCAGCCCTTTGATGCGAGGCAGGGTGTGGCCACACAGCTCTGTCACCTGCTCAGGTGTATTCATGCATTCTCAGACTCCCTGGATCCCTGCAGGATTCACTCTGTACCTGATATCTTCCCACCAAAGCTCAGGTTGTTCACTGAGACAAAGACATCAGAAAGGATTGGTTCATATTGTGAGGTAAGGTAACTGTCTGTGGTTAAAGTTGAATAATCTGACTTCATGTACACATTTTCTTAAAAgcatatctttatttatttattttttgtttcctcaaaTTAGAAATCTGCAGCAGTTGGATCACCTCgctgtttctgtttccaccTTGAACATTACCTGCAGTATATTTAAGACATGGAGCGCCTGAAGTTAGTCCTGCAGTACTTCCAGTCCAACTCTGAATCCATCTCTAATGGAATCTGTATCATCTTGGCCTTGGTCAGTGTCAAACTCTACACGAGCTTTGACTTTAACTGCCCGTGCCTTCCGCAGTACAACAAACTGTACTCTCTGGGAGTGATGATAGTCCCGCC
This genomic stretch from Larimichthys crocea isolate SSNF chromosome III, L_crocea_2.0, whole genome shotgun sequence harbors:
- the hells gene encoding lymphoid-specific helicase, which gives rise to MSCVKEEARSASPHCPKPDESEEPLGTAMETEAAKGVSVKSENVKSEVVITKEMEEEEKQLMEEGERIEKEMMEKARESWERDSHDMRFKRLQHLLQKSNIYSKFLLTKMEQQHNEEKLRKEKLEKKVKKNTNGAEPDKDKKKRRRDEDYKISDVMSKEEIMSQAKKAKVEEADEAPAKKKLEAEDIEKMSDSNEDIKNRLSETVRDNARHLLHPERKVNGQPVPTQQPQLFTGGVMRWYQIEGIEWLRMLWENGINGILADEMGLGKTIQCIAHIAMMIEKKVMGPFLVVAPLSTLPNWISEFKRFTPEVSVLLYHGPQPERAKLLKQIRRTQGTLNMCPVVVTSFEISMIDRKLLQRFQWKYLIVDEGHRIKNLNCRLVRELKMMPTDNKLLLTGTPLQNNLAELWSLLNFLLPEVFDDLKSFESWFDIDTLGEAENVVAAEREQNILSMLHQILTPFLLRRLKSDVTLEVPPKKEIIVYAPLTAKQEAFYSAVVNKTIAKMLGQEKTEAPVALTASGRPKRASRRLVDYEETDGDTLYDLEKYLERVRKEAAQSSPAVLDVQSPLDAQINLKLQNILVLLKRCCNHPYLVEYPLDPATQEFKIDEQLVQCSGKFLILDRLLPALKKRGHKVLIFSQMTSILDLLMDYCYLRGFQYSRLDGSMSYADRDENMTKFSKDPEVFLFLLSTRAGGLGINLTAADTVIIFDSDWNPQADLQAQDRCHRIGQTKPVVVYRLVTANTIDQKILERASAKRKLEQMVIHKNKFKGGKAELNQSKSCIDLDELRDLLKTRGTEKEVKASKGKVITDKDLEVLLDRSDLLDKEKASKKKEKVGVFRVIDAEQSSEITLT